In a genomic window of Plodia interpunctella isolate USDA-ARS_2022_Savannah unplaced genomic scaffold, ilPloInte3.2 Pint_0, whole genome shotgun sequence:
- the LOC135310061 gene encoding uncharacterized protein LOC135310061 has product MNGTQLRDASGRFLKKGPSQGHPNGPSQGHPNGPSQGQSNGPSQGQLKGRSGKRGGKSLVGGEKSSGGKDGSDKERSRSEHEGSRGGSEGEGTVQGRLWNPLGSVGSITSLSESVLGTKRLYSEVASGSGSGSDTEVEWTRPETLSKAKRGKARGASNTTGARAETRRSREEDVEASFSATLGTRAFRRGEHPSGDEGSDVAPIEVRDFSALGAEGLMATAVERLGIITSLVRKTTSLKGGYSAKILRASTDIRDIMDTLVSRSESDEVRRLRADNGRLQREVANMRAEVAALRSGFEEARREANQAARAAEQRSGAPAEKELMERLEASIAKMIDGRLAELKFCLPRMTTRPPLAGDSSEVARATRAAIAEASGLSPALPTDRAEVEGCSGEFIEEGMERGPTTSAAPDGFPKLPGVEDGPTTSAILVDGPPELPWVEVGRRSKGKGKGKKSKPKPEAVPKGAPSTVPKPTVAPKGAPTSVPKESPKAAPVRAAKKLSTPSSSAVILKLQPEAVQNGATYGSALLKAEQEVNLEELGIGSLRIRPSATGARLIEVPGSSSSGKADALASALKVALAGVADVSRPVKTADFRMTGLNDAATVQRIKAAVAQAGSCTEDHVWVGEIRSDWRGSGSALMRCPVTAAKKLVEAGSLRVGWGRVQLRHLEARPMHCYKCMGKGHTAALCPSQTDRSRLCYRCGEAGHLSSSCTAEPRCAVCRDAGKPADHVMGGRSCNPPSTRGKGSSPPPREDRQEAASDGQMEE; this is encoded by the coding sequence ATGAACGGAACTCAATTGCGGGACGCCTCCGGGCGTTTCCTGAAAAagggcccttctcagggccaccctaacggcccttctcagggccacccaaacggcccttctcagggccaatcaaacggcccttctcagggccaacTAAAGGGAAGGAGTGGAAAGCGTGGGGGGAAGAGTTTGGTGGGGGGAGAGAAAAGTTCGGGCGGGAAGGACGGAAGTGATAAGGAGCGGTCCAGGTCCGAACATGAAGGAAGTCGCGGTGGATCGGAAGGGGAAGGAACGGTCCAAGGAAGGCTGTGGAATCCGCTGGGAAGTGTGGGCTCCATCACCTCGCTGTCCGAATCGGTGCTGGGTACCAAGCGCCTCTACTCAGAGGTAGCGAGTGGGTCCGGATCCGGTTCGGACACGGAGGTTGAGTGGACACGGCCGGAAACATTGTCGAAGGCAAAAAGGGGGAAGGCTCGAGGTGCCTCGAATACGACGGGAGCCCGGGCTGAAACGCGAAGGAGCCGGGAGGAGGATGTGGAGGCCTCGTTCTCAGCCACTCTGGGGACTCGGGCCTTCCGGAGGGGAGAACACCCGAGTGGGGACGAAGGGTCGGATGTGGCCCCCATTGAGGTACGGGACTTCAGTGCCTTGGGTGCTGAGGGACTTATGGCCACCGCGGTGGAGAGGCTGGGAATTATAACCAGCCTCGTCAGAAAGACCACCTCCCTCAAAGGGGGCTACAGTGCAAAAATTTTGCGGGCCTCTACGGACATCAGGGATATTATGGACACCCTGGTGTCGCGTAGTGAGTCGGATGAGGTCCGACGTCTCAGAGCCGATAACGGTCGTCTCCAAAGAGAGGTGGCCAACATGAGGGCAGAGGTCGCTGCGCTCCGCAGTGGGTTTGAGGAGGCCCGCCGAGAGGCCAATCAGGCTGCGCGAGCTGCGGAACAGCGGTCAGGTGCACCTGCGGAGAAAGAGCTGATGGAGAGGCTGGAGGCTTCCATAGCGAAAATGATAGATGGCCGCCTAGCAGAGCTGAAGTTTTGCCTCCCTCGGATGACCACCCGCCCCCCACTGGCGGGTGATAGTTCGGAGGTGGCGAGGGCTACTAGAGCGGCCATTGCGGAGGCCTCCGGCTTAAGTCCGGCGCTGCCGACTGATCGGGCGGAAGTGGAAGGCTGTAGTGGGGAATTTATCGAGGAGGGGATGGAGCGGGGGCCGACGACCTCTGCAGCTCCGGACGGATTCCCGAAGCTTCCTGGAGTTGAGGATGGGCCGACGACCTCGGCAATTCTGGTCGACGGACCCCCGGAGCTCCCCTGGGTTGAGGTTGGGAGGAGGAGCAAAGGGAAGGGAAAGGGCAAAAAGTCCAAGCCCAAGCCCGAGGCGGTACCCAAGGGGGCCCCCTCAACCGTGCCCAAGCCTACGGTGGCGCCCAAGGGGGCGCCTACGTCTGTGCCCAAGGAGTCCCCCAAGGCGGCGCCAGTGAGGGCGGCGAAGAAACTGTCGACCCCTAGCTCCTCGGCTGTAATTCTTAAGTTACAGCCGGAGGCAGTGCAAAATGGGGCCACATACGGTTCCGCCCTCCTCAAGGCCGAGCAAGAGGTGAACCTGGAGGAGTTGGGCATTGGCTCGCTTCGGATTCGCCCGAGTGCGACTGGAGCGAGATTAATTGAGGTCCCCGGCTCCTCTAGCTCAGGCAAGGCGGACGCACTTGCCTCGGCCTTGAAGGTGGCCTTGGCTGGCGTCGCGGATGTCTCCAGACCTGTCAAAACTGCGGACTTCCGCATGACGGGTCTGAACGATGCGGCTACTGTGCAGCGAATAAAAGCTGCGGTTGCACAAGCTGGGAGCTGCACAGAGGATCACGTCTGGGTAGGCGAAATCCGCTCGGACTGGCGGGGCTCTGGCTCTGCCCTGATGCGCTGCCCGGTAACGGCAGCCAAAAAGCTGGTCGAGGCGGGTAGCCTCAGGGTGGGTTGGGGCCGCGTGCAGCTCCGACACttggaggcgcgccccatgcACTGTTACAAGTGCATGGGGAAGGGGCACACTGCAGCGCTGTGTCCCTCGCAGACGGACCGCAGTCGGCTCTGCTACAGATGTGGGGAGGCGGGGCATTTGTCCTCTTCCTGCACCGCGGAGCCCCGCTGCGCAGTTTGCCGCGACGCTGGCAAGCCGGCGGACCATGTGATGGGGGGTAGGTCATGCAATCCCCCGTCAACCAGAGGGAAGGGATCGTCCCCTCCTCCGCGAGAGGATAGACAAGAGGCGGCGTCGGATGGCCAAATGGAGGAGTGA
- the LOC135310062 gene encoding uncharacterized protein LOC135310062 — protein MGTTNLHDSDAAIMVFLSHSPFQNGRGMERTLTGGASPSSHSPSKRGRRTEHIVRLQPGGSYAGQRKTRYRHPTDPRYGGSKYRAKARRLRPGRRRRMARSAVTSRSLSAASLRSITDSAKTCIAAHDVSLPTIDRTTEGSERSSPMAARNMERSSAHAEQLSSVCWASSSGQSSQWWHRAVGSRPAIRHRYPPKQPCPESICVRRNDRTPCCLANHCSRTGRTAPMVLLPALGSSSLPTHSNAVRCRNSSRSAVTSRGANRTS, from the coding sequence ATGGGAACAACAAACCTCCACGACTCCGACGCGGCTATAATGGTGTTCCTCTCTCATTCGCCCTTCCAAAACGGAAGGGGAATGGAGCGAACCCTTACGGGGGGAGCTTCACCGAGCTCGCACTCTCCGTCCAAAAGGGGGAGGCGCACGGAACACATCGTGCGCCTTCAACCCGGAGGGTCGTATGCCGGGCAGCGGAAAACCCGCTACCGCCACCCGACCGACCCTCGTTATGGGGGTAGCAAGTACCGAGCAAAAGCCCGGCGCCTGCGCCCCGGGCGCCGGCGACGGATGGCCAGGTCGGCAGTTACCTCCCGGTCTCTTTCCGCCGCCTCTTTGCGGAGCATTACTGACTCCGCAAAGACCTGCATCGCCGCCCACGACGTCTCGCTGCCGACCATAGATCGAACCACAGAAGGCAGCGAGAGGTCGTCTCCAATGGCAGCACGCAATATGGAGCGCTCTTCAGCCCACGCCGAACAACTGTCCAGCGTGTGCTGGGCGTCCTCATCGGGACAGTCGTCGCAGTGGTGGCACCGGGCAGTCGGTTCCCGACCCGCTATCCGACACAGATATCCTCCGAAACAACCATGTCCGGAGAGTATCTGCGTCAGGCGGAACGACAGGACTCCGTGCTGCCTGGCCAACCACTGTAGCAGAACCGGACGGACTGCCCCGATGGTTCTGCTGCCCGCACTGGGCTCCTCCAGCCTTCCGACCCACTCTAATGCTGTGCGCTGCCGCAACTCCTCGCGAAGCGCAGTAACTTCACGAGGTGCCAACCGGACGTCCTGA
- the LOC128682664 gene encoding uncharacterized protein LOC128682664, with protein sequence MECSGSEHSAGEETDGSGLAVGQKRMGSLMGSAGSITSLSESVLGNKRLYSEVATGSGTDTEVGVPRAQSVAKRGKARGASHLTRARAEARRSQEEDAEASFSASLGARAFRRGGPPSGGDDDVVVAPIDARDFGAMGADGLMATAVERLGIITSLVGKTAALKGGFNSKIMRASSDIRDIVDTLVARSESDEVRRLKADNGRLQREVAIMKAEVAALRRGFEEARREAAQAARTVQRQAAPVEDELEQRMARLIDGRLAALGLAGCPRSATRPPLAGDNSEVARAARTAIDRASGLGPAPRLEQPVVELEVRAPARPASERRGCKGVGAGGVTEWGPFGPSTSTAVVDECPELPWVEVRGRRGKGKGVGKKSQPKPAERPAAAPTKATATAPKAPPRAAPARAAKLSAPSSSAVILKLQPEAAQKGATYSSALLKAEQAVSLEGLGIGSLRIRPSATGARLIEVSGPSNSDKADALASALKAALSGVADVSRPVKTADFRVTGLNDAATAQRIKAAVAQAGSCTEDQVWVGEIRSDWRGSGSALMRCPVTTAKKLIEAGSLTVGWSRVQLRHLEARPMHCYKCMGKGHTASLCPSQTDRSRLCYRCGEAGHLSASCTAEPRCAVCRDAGKPAGHVMGGRACNPPPIRGKGPSPPPREGRQGEAPVGQMEE encoded by the coding sequence ATGGAATGTTCAGGGTCTGAACATTCCGCTGGGGAGGAAACCGACGGGAGTGGCCTCGCTGTGGGCCAAAAGAGGATGGGgagcctgatgggaagtgcGGGCTCCATCACCTCGTTGTCGGAGTCGGTGCTGGGCAACAAGCGCCTCTATTCTGAGGTGGCGACTGGTTCCGGCACCGACACTGAGGTCGGTGTGCCACGGGCACAGTCAGTGGCGAAGAGGGGCAAGGCCCGGGGTGCCTCGCACCTGACGAGGGCCCGGGCTGAGGCGAGGAGGAGTCAAGAGGAGGATGCCGAGGCTTCCTTCTCGGCCTCTCTAGGGGCTCGGGCCTTCCGGAGGGGAGGACCCCCGAGTGGTGGGGACGATGATGTGGTGGTGGCCCCCATTGATGCGCGGGACTTTGGGGCCATGGGTGCTGATGGACTCATGGCCACTGCGGTGGAGAGGCTGGGTATAATAACCAGCCTCGTCGGAAAGACTGCCGCCCTCAAGGGGGGCTTCAACTCTAAAATTATGCGGGCCTCCTCGGATATCAGGGATATCGTGGACACCCTGGTGGCGCGCAGCGAGTCGGACGAAGTTCGACGCCTTAAGGCCGATAATGGTCGCCTCCAAAGGGAGGTGGCCATTATGAAGGCTGAGGTCGCTGCGCTCCGCCGGGGGTTCGAGGAGGCTCGCCGTGAGGCTGCTCAGGCTGCGCGGACGGTGCAGCGGCAGGCTGCTCCAGTGGAGGATGAGCTGGAGCAGAGGATGGCCAGATTGATTGATGGCCGTCTGGCAGCGCTAGGACTGGCTGGGTGTCCTCGGAGTGCCACTCGTCCACCTCTGGCAGGTGACAACTCCGAGGTGGCGAGGGCTGCAAGGACGGCCATTGATCGGGCCTCCGGTCTGGGTCCGGCGCCGCGGCTTGAGCAGCCGGTGGTGGAGTTGGAGGTTCGGGCCCCTGCACGCCCGGCCTCTGAGAGGCGGGGTTGTAAGGGGGTAGGTGCTGGGGGAGTGACAGAGTGGGGGCCCTTCGGGCCGTCGACCTCAACAGCTGTGGTCGACGAATGCCCGGAGCTCCCCTGGGTCGAAGTCCGGGGGAGGAGGGGGAAGGGGAAGGGCGTGGGAAAGAAGTCCCAGCCCAAACCTGCGGAGCGACCGGCGGCGGCCCCAACAAAGGCCACTGCAACGGCGCCCAAGGCACCCCCCAGGGCGGCGCCAGCGAGGGCGGCCAAGCTGTCGGCCCCTAGCTCCTCGGCTGTAATTCTCAAGTTACAGCCGGAGGCAGCGCAAAAAGGGGCCACATACAGCTCCGCCCTCCTTAAGGCCGAGCAGGCGGTGAGCCTGGAGGGGCTAGGAATCGGCTCGCTTCGGATTCGCCCGAGTGCGACCGGAGCGAGGCTAATCGAGGTCTCTGGCCCCTCCAACTCAGACAAGGCAGATGCGCTTGCATCGGCCTTGAAGGCGGCCCTTTCCGGCGTCGCGGACGTTTCCAGGCCCGTCAAAACCGCGGACTTCCGCGTGACGGGCCTGAATGATGCGGCAACGGCGCAGCGGATAAAGGCTGCGGTCGCGCAAGCCGGGAGCTGCACGGAGGACCAGGTCTGGGTGGGTGAAATCCGCTCAGACTGGCGGGGCTCTGGCTCTGCCCTGATGCGCTGCCCGGTCACGACGGCTAAAAAGCTGATCGAGGCGGGCAGCCTCACGGTAGGCTGGAGTCGAGTGCAGCTCcggcacctggaggcgcgccccatgcACTGCTACAAGTGCATGGGGAAGGGGCACACCGCATCGCTGTGCCCCTCGCAGACGGACCGCAGCCGGCTCTGCTATAGGTGCGGGGAGGCAGGGCATTTGTCCGCCTCCTGCACAGCGGAGCCCCGCTGCGCGGTATGCCGCGACGCCGGCAAGCCGGCGGGCCACGTGATGGGGGGTAGGGCCTGCAACCCACCCCCGATCCGAGGGAAAGGGCCGTCCCCTCCTCCGCGCGAGGGAAGGCAAGGGGAGGCGCCAGTCGGCCAAATGGAGGAGTGA